AATAACATGATTATATTGAAAAGGGGGTCAATGTGATTAAACTAACGAAACGCCAAGATGAAATTCTTAAGATTGTTAAGGAAAGCGGTCCTATTACGGGGCAGCAAATCGCAGAGAAGCTTTCCTTAACAAGAGCAGCCTTAAGACCAGATTTAGCGATCTTAACGATGGCAGGGAATTTGGACGCAAGACCTCGCGTAGGTTATTTTTTCAACCATAACCATGAGGTAAAGCAACAAGCGGAACAATTCATTCTCAGAAAAGTTGCGGATTATAAAGCCCACCCGATAGTCGTAGAAAAATCCACTTCAGTATATGATGCAATTGTTCAACTGTTTCTAGAAGATGTTGGGACGCTTTATGCTGTTGACAGTGACGGCTATTTAGCCGGGGTTATTTCAAGAAAAGATTTACTAAGAACAGCTATTGGAAATAAAGACTTGCAAGAATTACCCTGCAGCGTCATCATGACAAGAATGCCTAACATTATAACAGTTACACTTGAAGAAACCTTGTTAGAGGCTGCAAAAAAGATGATCACCAATCACATTGACTCCTTACCTGTAGTCAAAGAAATCAATCCGGGGAACCATACATATTTACTTGTCGGTCGGATTACGAAAACAACCATTACACGAGCATATCTAGAAATAATGGAGCAAAATTCGGTATAAAGGGGAGTGGCAGTGATTTTGGGAGAGAAGGAAGTAGTCTATGTGGTTTCGGACTCGGTTGGGGAAACAGCAGAGTTTGTAGTAAAAGCGGTAGCAACACAATTTAACGGAGGAAATGTCGAGATTCGACGAAATTCCTATGTTGATGATTTTGAAGACATTGAGGATGTCCTTATTCTAGCCAGAACAAGAAAATCAATCATTGCCTATACGATTGTAGTACCAGCATTGAAGGAATATTTGGATCGCAGGGCGGCGGAAGAAAACATTATGGCAGTGGATTTGCTTAGTCCCTTGATTAATGCCTTCACCACTAGTTTTAATAAGACTCCTCATCATCAACCGGGATTAATGAGAAAACTAGATGAAGAGTATTTTAGAAAAATAGAAGCAATCGAATTTGCGGTTAAGTATGATGATGGCCGTGATCCGCGGGGAATTCTTAAGGCCGATATTGTTTTAATCGGTGTGTCAAGGACATCGAAGACACCATTATCGATGTATCTAGCTCATAAACGCTTTAAAGTTGCGAATGTTCCCTTGGTTCCAGAGGTACCAGCGCCAGAGGAATTGTTTGCGATACCGAGAAAGAATTGTATTGGATTAATTATTTCTCCCGATAAATTAAATGAAATCCGCCTCGAAAGGTTAAAAGCATTGGGGTTAGGTTCAAAAGCAAGTTACGCGAGCTTCGAAAGAATTCTTGATGAACTGGATTATGCTGAAAAAATTATGAAGCGAGTAGGCTGTCCAATAATCAATGTTTCAAATAAAGCAATAGAAGAAACAGCTGGATTAATATTAGATGTGTTGAAAAAAGAGAGGAGCTTATGATGATGGAAAAATTCGTTTACTTGTTTCATGAAGGAAATGGAAATATGAAGGAAACGCTAGGAGGCAAAGGGGCAAACTTAGCCGAAATGACACGTATCGGCTTACCAGTACCTTATGGTTTTACCATTTCGACTCAAGCATGCAATGCTTATTATGAAGCAGGAAAAACAATCCCATCGCTTGTTGAGAGTCAAGTATTAGGAGCTTTAAACAGCTTAGAAGAGAAAATGGGGAAAAAGCTAGGTGATGCTGAAAATCCACTGCTTGTTTCAGTCCGCTCAGGTTCTGTATTTTCAATGCCAGGGATGATGGATACGGTCTTGAACTTAGGTATGAATGATGAAACGGTCATCGGTATGGGGAAACTAACGAATAATCCTCGTTTTGCCTATGACTCTTACCGTCGATTCATCCAAATGTTCAGTAATGTTGTCCTCGATATCAATACGTTTTATTTTGAACAATTATTAGAAGAAACACGCGAGCATAAAGGCTATAGTGCTGACCCGGAAATGACTGCTGAAGACTGGAAAGAAGTCATTGAGGGCTACAAGGGAATTGTTAAAAAGCATACTAGAAAAGAATTTCCACAGGATCCAAAGGAACAGCTATTTCTTGCCATTAATGCGGTGTTTGATTCTTGGAATAATCAGCGTGCCATAGTCTACCGCCGCTTAAATAAAATTCCTGATCACCTTGGAACCGCTGTAAATATTCAAAGTATGGTGTTCGGAAACATGGGTAATGATTCAGGTACAGGTGTAGCTTTTACTCGAAATCCTTCAACAGGAGAGCATGTCCTATACGGAGAGTACTTAATTAATGCGCAGGGTGAAGATGTGGTAGCAGGAATTCGTACACCACAGCCAATTCAAACTTTAAAGGATGAAATGCCAGCCGTTTACAAGCAATTTGCTGACACATGTAAACGTCTTGAACAGCATTACAAAGAAATGCAGGACATTGAATTCACAGTAGAACGTGGTCAATTGTTTATTCTTCAAACCCGTCATGGTAAGCGGACAGCTCAAGCTGCGATTCGGATTGCGGTTGAAATGGTGGAAGAAGGAATCATTGATAAAAAAACGGCATTGCTTCGTGTTGACCCAGATCAATTAAATCAGCTTCTTCACCGTCGTATTGATGATAAATATGAACGGACGTTATTAGCAAAAGGTCTTCCGGCATCCCCTGGTGCAGCAACTGGTCAGGTCGTGTTTGATGCAGACGAAGCAGAGGAACTCGGAAATGCAGGTAAAAAAGTCATTCTAGTCCGTCCGGAAACAACTCCTGATGATATTCACGGTATTGTTGCAGCGCAGGCAATCGTTACGAGCCGAGGCGGTATGACAAGTCATGCTGCAGTGGTTGCACGCGGGATGGGGAAAGCGTGTATTTGCGGATGTGACGCACTGAAAATTGATGTTAAAGCAAAACAATTTACGGTTGACGAGAAAGTGATCAACTATGGAGATGTCATCACCATTGATGGTTCAACAGGAGAAATCATGCTTGGAGAAATTCCGATGATTGAACCACAGCTTTCTGATGAATTCCAGCTTTTACTTGCATGGGCTGACCAAGAAAGGAAGATTGGAGTTCGTGCCAATGCCGATAATCCAGAGGATGCCGGGAAAGCTTTTGAATTCGGTGCAGGTGGAATTGGATTATGCCGTACGGAACATATGTTTATGGATTTAAAACGGATTCCAATCGTTCAAAAAATGATCTTAGCTGAGAGCTACAAAGAGCGAATGGAAGCTCTTGATGAACTGCTCCCAATGCAACAAGGCGATTTTGAAGGGATATTTGAAGCCATGCAAGGATTCCCAGTAACGATTCGTCTATTAGACCCACCATTACATGAGTTTTTACCTGATAAGGAAGAATTGTTAGTCGAAGTAACGAAGCTGCAAATTCTCGATCCTGCTTCACCTGAACTCAAAAAGAAAGAGTTACTATTGAAAAAGGTCCGTCAATTAGATGAATTCAACCCAATGCTCGGACATCGCGGATGCCGTCTCGGAATGGTTTATCCTGAGATTTATGAAATGCAGGCAAAGGCGATATTCTATGCCGCGGCTAAACTTGCAGATAAAGGCATGGAAGTTCAGCCAGAAATCATGATTCCACTTGTTGGTCATGTCAATGAGTTGAAAGAAATGCGCCAGCTTGTAATCAATGCGGCTGTAAAGGTGCAGGAAGAAACAGGGAAGCAATTTGAATATACGATTGGAACAATGATTGAAATTCCACGCGCAGCACTAACCGCTGATCAAATTGCTGAGGAAGCAGATTTCTTCTCATTTGGTACTAACGATTTAACACAAACAACATTCGGATATAGCCGTGACGATGCCGAAGGCAAGTTCCTTCAGAACTATATTGAAAATAAGGTACTGCCTGAAAATCCATTTGCAGTTCTCGATCAAGATGGTGTTGGCAGATTAGTAGAAATGGGCGTTAAACTTGGCCGTGGAACAAAGCCTGCATTGAAAACAGGAATTTGTGGGGAGCATGGCGGAGAAAAAACATCGATTGATTTCTGCTATAAAACTGGACTGGATTATGTAAGCTGTTCGCCATACCGTGTGCCATTAGCAAGATTAGCGGCTGCTCAGGCAACGATTCGTCATGAATCAAATAAAAAAGAAGTTTATACAACAGCATAAATACTGTGTGAGGACGTGTACTAAAGTTAAGTAGTTCCGTTTTTCTTGAGAAACATATAGTAGCATATAAATTAGCATACCAATTCAAAATAGAATTGGTATGCTTTTTTCTGTTACTATAAAAGCGAATACTTGGGGGAGAGGATAGTCCCGTTTCAGGTAAAGGTAGACGTCAACAACAATTCGTAATTCTAAGGCGTCGTGATTTAAGTTGTTTTTGGTTGATGTTTTAGTTTTTTTCATTTTTATTTTCGAAAATTTTAAGAATTGTATGATATTGTTTTCTTAAGTTTTTATAAAGATTAGCGTGGGATGAATCGGAGGTGATTATTTGTCCATTAAAATGAGATTTCTGTTGTCCTACGTGGGAGTAATCGTGTTTTCTATTACTTTATTCTTAGCCGCTGGTTATTTACTTATTTTTACAATAACAGGCGATGTAAATTCTATAGAGAACTTTTACAAAAAATCCTATCTTCAAAAACCTTTGACTGCTGTAGAGGAAAGCGTATTTCTTGATTTGAAGCTATTGGCTAAGAATAACTCTGAGCAGCTATTAAATAAAGAACAACTGAAGAAGATTGAACATCAAGATATCAAAATTGTCGTTAGAAAAGATAACAACATTGAATACGCGACTTCCACATTAGATAAACAGGCATTGGTTACGTCACTTCCTAAGTTTGAAGAATCGAATATTAATACGAGGGACTCCTTTAAAATCAATGACTTCTTTTTCACGTATGTGAAGTTTGATTTTTATTTTTTTGATAAAAGTAAAGGCAGTATTTTTGTATTGAGGAAGGTAAGCTCAAATGCCCAATTGATTCAAGAGCTGTTTCCTATTTTATTAGTTCTTTTGTTGCTACTGTTTATCATGATTATTGGATTATTGAACTATTTAGTGTCAAGAAGCATCATCAAGCCGATCTCCGTTCTAAGAGAAGGTGCAGAACGGATTAAATCCGGAGATTTAAATTTTGAAATCAAAACGACTTCAAATGATGAAATCGGACAATTAAATAAAACCTTTGAAGAAATGAGAAATAAACTAAAGGAGTCGATAACCCTCCAGCTACAATACGAGGAAAATCGAAAAGAACTTCTTTCAAATATTTCACATGATCTGAAGACACCCATTACTTCCATTATTGGCTATGTGGAGGGGATTAAAGACGGTGTCGCAAACACCCGTGAGAAAATGGAGAAGTATTTAACAACCATTCATGTAAAAGCCAAGGATATGGATTCATTGATCGATGAACTGTTTTTATTTTCAAAATTAGATTTAAAGAAAGAGTCATTCACTTTTGAAGAGATCGAACTAGTTGAATATTTACGAGATTATGTAGAAAAAATTCATCTAGATTTAAATCAAAAAGGGATACAGATTAACCATCATGTTTTAAATAAACTTATATACGTGAGTGCGGACCGAGAGAAGTTAAAGCGTGTTTTAGTAAACCTTGTAAACAATTGTGTTAAGTATATGAATAAAGATGAAAAATATATTTCTATAACTTTGCATGAAGGACCATTTGATGTAGTCGTAGAGGTAACTGATAATGGCTATGGAATAGAATCTTCTGCGTTGCCATATATTTTTAATCGCTTTTACCGGGCAGAAAAGTCTAGGAATTCCCGGACTGGTGGAAGTGGATTAGGACTAGCCATTGCCAAACACATCATTGAAGAGCACGAAGGGGAGATTTGGGCAACGAGCGAGAAAGGCAAAGGTACAAGTGTTTTCTTTTCTTTAAAGAAAGGTGTGTAAAGATGAAAAAGATATTATTGGTCGAAGATGAAGTAAGTATCGCAGAATTACAAAGAGATTATTTAGAAATTAATCAGTTTCTTGTAGATGTTGAACATTCTGGTGATTCAGGACTCCAAATGGCACTTGAAAATGATTATGATTTGATTATTTTAGACATCATGCTCCCAGGAGTAAATGGGTTTGATATATGCAAACAAGTACGTCAGGTTAAAAATATTCCGATTCTGTTTGTTTCCGCAAAGAAAGAAGATATCGATAAAATTCGAGGTCTCGGTTTAGGAGCAGATGATTATATTACCAAGCCTTTTAGTCCAAGTGAGTTGGTAGCTAGGGTGAAGGCACATATAGAGCGATATGAACGATTAGCTGGAAGTCAAACTAAATCAAATATGATTAAGGTTAAAGAGATTACGATTGATAGGTCAGCTCGTAAAGTTTATATAAACGGAGAGGATACATCGTTCACAACAAAGGAATTTGATTTGTTGGTATTTCTTGTGAATCACCCGAATCAAGTATTGAACAAAGAACAGCTATATGAACATATTTGGGGGTATGAAATGGCAGCAGATGTTTCAACTGTAACCGTTCATATCAGAAAAATACGCGGGAAAATTGAAAAAGATCCTGCACATCCGAAATACCTGGAAACGGTTTGGGGTGCAGGGTATCGATTCAATGTTTAAACTAAATATTAGATAGCACAGTCCGTCACATAGGTGGCGGATATTTTTTTATAAAAATGAAGAAACTTTTTGAAAAAGTTTATCTTTTTTTAAGAAATTTTTTCGAGGGAGTTTAAATTTAAGTATTAACATAAATGTAAGTTCAAATTTATTAGGGGGAGGTAAAAAATAAGTACGAAGGTGGTGAATTTCATGTGGAGGCGCTTAGCAATAGTCATTGGAAGTATATTCATTCTTCAGGGATGTGTCTCAGATAACGATGGAAATCCAACTAAACAGAAGGATGATAAAAAAGTAGATATAAATATGATTGAAAAACTGTTTCATGCAGCAAAAGATAAAGATTCGGAAACTGTAAGAAGATTGATAGAGGAAGGTGTCGATATTAATACGCAGGACTCACAGGGGCGAACTGCCACTATGATTTCGACTTACAACAATGATATAGAGACTGCAAAAATACTTATTGACGCGGGAGCAGATGTCAATATCCAGGATGAATTAGAAAATAACCCCTTCCTGTATGCTGGTGCTGAAGGGTATATTGAAATCCTAAAACTTACGATTAAAGCTGGTGCCGACCCATCTATAACGAACCGGTATGGAGGAACTGCTTTAATCCCTGCCTCAGAACATGGATATGTAGATGTTATTAAAGAACTTCTTACCAATACTGATATGGATATAAATCATATAAATGATCTCGGCTGGACAGCTTTATTAGAAGCTATTATTTTGAATAATGGTGATGAAAAACAGCAGCAAACAGTGCAATTGTTGATCGATCATGGGGCAGATGTGAATATTGCCGATCATAATAATGTAACCCCTTTACAGCATGCACAAAAGAAAGGTTTTAAAGAGATTGAAAATATATTGTTAAAAGCAGGGACAAAATAACTAGGTTGTTTAAAGACTTAATTCATGAACAAAACGTGTAATTGACACCAAAATAAAGAAATGAGGACACAACAAAATGAACAAAAAAGCAAAAATGTTACCATCTATTCTTCTTGGGTTAACTTTAGTTATTTCAGGATGCAGCACAATCACACAAGCGCAAACAAATGACCAGAAGCAAGAACAAACTGAAAAAAAGGGAAGTGAACAAAATAAGGAAACCAAAGGACAGGAATTCGCTAATATTTTAAGTAGCACAAATTGGCAAGGTACAAAAGTATATGATAAGGAAAAAAATGACTTAACAAAAGAGAATGCAAACTTTATTGGTCTTGCAAAATATGATGATGAAACCGCGAGATATGAATTTTTTGATAAAACCACAAAAAAGAGTCGCGGTGACAAAGGAACGTTCTTTATCACCAATGATGGAAAGATTAGAGTATTAATATCTGAATCAATGGGTTACCAAGCTGTTGTTGAAATAACAAAACTCAATAAAGACATATTTACTTATAAGAGAATGGGAAAAGATGCGAATGGTAAGGAAGTAGAGGTATTTGTTGATCATATTCCATATAAAGAAACAAATCTATCTTTTACGGATCCAGATAAGAACTTGGTAACAAAAACGGGAGAAATTGTTACAGATAAGGATGGAGATAAAATTCTATCTGATACCCTTTGGCAAGGGACTGTGGCATTAGATGAAAACGGCAATGATGTGTCAGCCTATAACACAAATTTTCTAGGGCTTGCGAAATATGATTTTAAGACAAATAAATATGAATTTTTTGATGCGAAAACAGGTACCAGCCGTGGTGATTATGGGTATTACGATGTAGTTCACGGGAATAAATTAAGAGCACATGTTTCATTAGGAATGAAGTACGGTGCAGTTCTTGAACTAACAGAGCTGAATGAAAAGAAATTTACCTATAAAAGAGTGGGTAAAGACAAAGATGGTAAAAACATAACGATAACCGTAGAACATGTTCCATATAAAGGTGTTTTCAAACTAAAATTCACTAAATTTTAATGACAAATTGGCGCCTAGCCAGGAAGGGAATGGATTTACTCCACTCCCTTTTTTATTTGGAAGAATTAAGGAACAATTTCAAAAACAGTACCCTGGTTCAAATCAGTCACCCTCATCGATCCATAAACCCCTAAATATAGTCTGGTTTGATCTAGATTACTTCCCAAACTAACATAGTAAGCGGCTTGTGACCCAAAATCATAATCAGTATTAATCACACTAAAATCATTTTGTTTCCCATCCTGTCTTACTTGGGTGTAAGCTAATGCCCCTCTAGCCTGAGGTTGAGATTCTTTCCGGGCAAGGTCGATAAACACAACGCTTCCCGATAAAGCGGGAAGTGCATGCCCCATATAGGCTTGCACTCCTGTTAGTGCGGTTCCACTAAACTTATCTGATCGTGGATCTCTATGATAATAACTAGTCAAAGGCTGAAGACGCCTCACTGAAGTAGTTATTGCTTCATTGTAAAAAGCAATTATTTTCTCATCTAAAGCCGGATTATTCGTGCAACCCCTGATAAATGAAGTAGGAAAAGCACCTTCCCACCCCCGCCAGCCAAAGTTTACGAATCCTTCTGGGTCAAGGTGAACATTCATAGAAGCGGCTTGAACAAGCTGAGTAACTGGTATTGGTTTATAATGAAAGAATGAAAAAATTGCCTCTTCCAAATCTTGTCCGACATTCCCCACATATTTAATATACTGTTGATGAACCCTTTGATAGGAAATGCCTGATATATTGCGAACTCCTTTTGCCATTATACTAAGCGTTTCCTGAATAGGTATGGGAAGTTCATTGAAACGTGTGACCACGGGTGGGTTCGGGATACCTGTATTTTTTACAACGTCGATTTCAATGATCTTACCTGCAATTTCCATCGCATCCTGACTTAAATTAAATGGATCATAGCCTGATCCACCATCCCCGGTTGTTAGAACAAGTTTTCCTGTTTCAGGTGAAAAGTTCAAGCTGTTGACGCCATTATGATTCATAAAAGGTCTTCTTACGTTAAGTAATGTCCGGCGTTTTTGAGGTTGACCATTCGATTGTAAAATCCATTCCTCCACTGTATCAATATGGTCATATTGAGTTTCTCTATTTATCCACCTTAGATTTAAAGTTCTCGGGTCACAAGGGCTAGGTGTAAAAGATTCAGAAAGAGCACCTGGACCTTGTGTTCCCTCAACTGAATAATGAAGATAAAACAGACCGTTATAATAAAATTGGGGATGAAACGCCAGTCCTAGCAATCCTCGTTCATCATAACCACCAGAAGAACCAAGTTTTATAACCCTACGCCGAATATCTAAAAAAGGTCTAATAACTCCATTACTTAAGTAAAAGATTTCTCCGACTTGGGTGGCAATAAATAATCTTTCCATTGAGTCACCCGGCAGTATAGCCGTTTTCATAACAGTGGGTAAATTTATCTTACTAACCATAGGCCGTAAACGAACCTTCACGTTAATCACCTGACTTCCCACTCCTCCTAATGGTTTTCTCCTATGAGAATATGATTAGACGCGTTCTCTTAGTACCCCTTATAGGGAACGGCGAATTTGGAGATTAATGACCGCTTATTAGTAAATACTAAAAAAAATTTTAAAAAAGGGGATTATCATGGGAGCTATTGAACGAAACGGATTTCGCTTTGTACCTGAATACAGTGTCAGCCACCAAAATGGAGCCATTCATGTATATAACAAGAATCGATTCATTGAAGAAATCAAATTTGAATTTTCAGGTGATTTTCCAGAACTAGATCAGATAGAGGATTTAGTTGATCAATACTGCAATAAACGCGAAATTTAGGGGCTTAATATTAGTTCTGTTTCCAGTTATTTGATACACTTGAATGACCAAATTATAGAACAGGAGGGATGAAGTTGAGTAAATTAACCGCCATCTACCCTCAAGCCATTGAACATACCAAGAATAAAGTCATCGAAGATATGAATTTTTATTTAGAATCAAAAGAAAGTCTTCCGTCTTTTAATCAATATTTAAATGACCGCGGACATTATCTGGAGCAAATTTGGATTAATGTCTGGTTAAATAAGGTCACAAATGATGTTCCAAAGAACGAAAAAAAAGAGTTTTTACTGGAAAAAGGGTTTGAAGTGCAAGGAGTAGACCGTAAACTTATTAATAAGTTATTTCGGGATGAAATGAGAGAATATCAGCCTTTTCATGTGCAGGAATGGACCGAAGAAACGTTTGCCGGAAAAGAAGAGGAATGGGAACAAAGATTTCACCAAGCGAAAGCAGATTTTATAAAAAGACAAGAAGCGAACCGTTTGGCAGAATTGCGCCATACGCTCGCAGAAAGGATAGAAGAAATCGCTGCTGAAATATTGGAAAAGGATTATACTGAATTTTATCTCTATGTTCGTTATTTTACTGCGAAGCAATTGGCTGCAGACATCAAGAACAATGTGAAATTTCAGAATGTCGATACCTTTGCGCTAGAAGAAAAATTAGTGGATGAAGGTCATTTTAATCCTGATTCTTATACGACAGTGGCAAAGTTTTTTGAGGAGCTGACAGGAGATATTCATAAGACGGTTCACTGGGGACGGAGTTTGTATGAATATCAAACTTATTTCTTTGTTTATGAAAGCTTAATTTCAGACTATCTATCTGAGTTAATACCGCAAAGGATTCTTGAAAAGCTTCCGCAACAGATGAAGGAACAATTTCAAGAAGCATTTGGTGAAAAATTGACTCCTTTCTTCATTAAGGGGAGTATGACACAGCTATTTTATGAAGTGGAAGATTATTTTATTGAAGATATTCAAGAGGAATATCTTTCGGATTTATTGAAAATTGCAGAACTTCCATTTGACCTAACCGTCCATCAGCAAATTTTTGAAAAGGACTACTCCGAAAGAGAACGTAAAAAGGCGGAGGAAGAAGCAGAATTAAAACGAAAAAGAGAAGCTGAAGAGCGAATGATGGAGGATATTTTCGGTCAGGAGTACAATCCATCACTGGGACGCAGAGTTCATTATGTTCTTCATATTGGTGAAACCAATACGGGAAAAACTCACCATGCACTTGAGCAAATGAAGCAGGCAAACAGCGGCTTATATCTAGCTCCACTCAGGCTTTTAGCGCTGGAGGTTTATGATAAGTTAAATGCAGAAGGTACACCATGTTCGCTAAAAACCGGTGAAGAAGAAAAAATCGTTCCTGGTGCTAACCATTTTTCCTGCACGGTAGAAATGTTTCATGAAAAGGAAAGTTATGATATCGTCGTCATTGACGAAGCACAAATGATTACTGATAAGGACCGTGGCTTCTCTTGGTACAAAGCAATAACAAAAGCAAACGCTCATGAAGTCCATATTATCGGGAGCAGGAACTCAAAACCGATGCTGCTGCAGCTGTTAGGAGAATCGGACATTGAGATCCATGAATACAGCAGGGATACCCCGTTAGAAGTAGAATCAAAAGAATTCCATATTAAACATGTAAAAAAAGGGGATGCGCTGATTTGTTTTTCAAGAAGACGGGTGCTTGAAACGGCGTCTCGACTTCAAAGTGATGGTCATTCTGTCAGCATGATTTACGGCAGCATGCCGCCAGAAACAAGAAAGAAGCAAATTGAGCAATTTAACAACGGTAGAACGAAGGTCATTGTAGCCACTGATGCCATTGGAATGGGCTTGAATTTGCCTATTCGCCGGATTGTGTTTTTAGAAAATGAGAAATTTGATGGAACCAGAAGGCGGTTGTTAACCTCGCAAGAAGTGAAACAAATTGCCGGACGAGCCGGACGTAAAGGGATCTATGATGTCGGAAAGGTCGCATTTACCAAAGACATTAGGCTCATGAGGAGATTGTTGAATCAAGAGGATGAACCCGTTCATACGTTTGCTATCGCACCAACCAACTCGGTGTTCGAGCGGTTCCAACGGTATTATCGTGATTTAGGAACATTCTTTGAGCTTTGGGGGAAATTTAAAAGCCCTTCAGGAACGAAAAAAGCATCATTAGCGGAAGA
This genomic stretch from Neobacillus niacini harbors:
- a CDS encoding helix-turn-helix transcriptional regulator — its product is MIKLTKRQDEILKIVKESGPITGQQIAEKLSLTRAALRPDLAILTMAGNLDARPRVGYFFNHNHEVKQQAEQFILRKVADYKAHPIVVEKSTSVYDAIVQLFLEDVGTLYAVDSDGYLAGVISRKDLLRTAIGNKDLQELPCSVIMTRMPNIITVTLEETLLEAAKKMITNHIDSLPVVKEINPGNHTYLLVGRITKTTITRAYLEIMEQNSV
- a CDS encoding pyruvate, water dikinase regulatory protein, with the translated sequence MGEKEVVYVVSDSVGETAEFVVKAVATQFNGGNVEIRRNSYVDDFEDIEDVLILARTRKSIIAYTIVVPALKEYLDRRAAEENIMAVDLLSPLINAFTTSFNKTPHHQPGLMRKLDEEYFRKIEAIEFAVKYDDGRDPRGILKADIVLIGVSRTSKTPLSMYLAHKRFKVANVPLVPEVPAPEELFAIPRKNCIGLIISPDKLNEIRLERLKALGLGSKASYASFERILDELDYAEKIMKRVGCPIINVSNKAIEETAGLILDVLKKERSL
- the ppdK gene encoding pyruvate, phosphate dikinase; protein product: MEKFVYLFHEGNGNMKETLGGKGANLAEMTRIGLPVPYGFTISTQACNAYYEAGKTIPSLVESQVLGALNSLEEKMGKKLGDAENPLLVSVRSGSVFSMPGMMDTVLNLGMNDETVIGMGKLTNNPRFAYDSYRRFIQMFSNVVLDINTFYFEQLLEETREHKGYSADPEMTAEDWKEVIEGYKGIVKKHTRKEFPQDPKEQLFLAINAVFDSWNNQRAIVYRRLNKIPDHLGTAVNIQSMVFGNMGNDSGTGVAFTRNPSTGEHVLYGEYLINAQGEDVVAGIRTPQPIQTLKDEMPAVYKQFADTCKRLEQHYKEMQDIEFTVERGQLFILQTRHGKRTAQAAIRIAVEMVEEGIIDKKTALLRVDPDQLNQLLHRRIDDKYERTLLAKGLPASPGAATGQVVFDADEAEELGNAGKKVILVRPETTPDDIHGIVAAQAIVTSRGGMTSHAAVVARGMGKACICGCDALKIDVKAKQFTVDEKVINYGDVITIDGSTGEIMLGEIPMIEPQLSDEFQLLLAWADQERKIGVRANADNPEDAGKAFEFGAGGIGLCRTEHMFMDLKRIPIVQKMILAESYKERMEALDELLPMQQGDFEGIFEAMQGFPVTIRLLDPPLHEFLPDKEELLVEVTKLQILDPASPELKKKELLLKKVRQLDEFNPMLGHRGCRLGMVYPEIYEMQAKAIFYAAAKLADKGMEVQPEIMIPLVGHVNELKEMRQLVINAAVKVQEETGKQFEYTIGTMIEIPRAALTADQIAEEADFFSFGTNDLTQTTFGYSRDDAEGKFLQNYIENKVLPENPFAVLDQDGVGRLVEMGVKLGRGTKPALKTGICGEHGGEKTSIDFCYKTGLDYVSCSPYRVPLARLAAAQATIRHESNKKEVYTTA
- a CDS encoding sensor histidine kinase, which codes for MSIKMRFLLSYVGVIVFSITLFLAAGYLLIFTITGDVNSIENFYKKSYLQKPLTAVEESVFLDLKLLAKNNSEQLLNKEQLKKIEHQDIKIVVRKDNNIEYATSTLDKQALVTSLPKFEESNINTRDSFKINDFFFTYVKFDFYFFDKSKGSIFVLRKVSSNAQLIQELFPILLVLLLLLFIMIIGLLNYLVSRSIIKPISVLREGAERIKSGDLNFEIKTTSNDEIGQLNKTFEEMRNKLKESITLQLQYEENRKELLSNISHDLKTPITSIIGYVEGIKDGVANTREKMEKYLTTIHVKAKDMDSLIDELFLFSKLDLKKESFTFEEIELVEYLRDYVEKIHLDLNQKGIQINHHVLNKLIYVSADREKLKRVLVNLVNNCVKYMNKDEKYISITLHEGPFDVVVEVTDNGYGIESSALPYIFNRFYRAEKSRNSRTGGSGLGLAIAKHIIEEHEGEIWATSEKGKGTSVFFSLKKGV
- a CDS encoding response regulator transcription factor yields the protein MKKILLVEDEVSIAELQRDYLEINQFLVDVEHSGDSGLQMALENDYDLIILDIMLPGVNGFDICKQVRQVKNIPILFVSAKKEDIDKIRGLGLGADDYITKPFSPSELVARVKAHIERYERLAGSQTKSNMIKVKEITIDRSARKVYINGEDTSFTTKEFDLLVFLVNHPNQVLNKEQLYEHIWGYEMAADVSTVTVHIRKIRGKIEKDPAHPKYLETVWGAGYRFNV
- a CDS encoding ankyrin repeat domain-containing protein, with amino-acid sequence MWRRLAIVIGSIFILQGCVSDNDGNPTKQKDDKKVDINMIEKLFHAAKDKDSETVRRLIEEGVDINTQDSQGRTATMISTYNNDIETAKILIDAGADVNIQDELENNPFLYAGAEGYIEILKLTIKAGADPSITNRYGGTALIPASEHGYVDVIKELLTNTDMDINHINDLGWTALLEAIILNNGDEKQQQTVQLLIDHGADVNIADHNNVTPLQHAQKKGFKEIENILLKAGTK
- a CDS encoding DUF4822 domain-containing protein; the encoded protein is MNKKAKMLPSILLGLTLVISGCSTITQAQTNDQKQEQTEKKGSEQNKETKGQEFANILSSTNWQGTKVYDKEKNDLTKENANFIGLAKYDDETARYEFFDKTTKKSRGDKGTFFITNDGKIRVLISESMGYQAVVEITKLNKDIFTYKRMGKDANGKEVEVFVDHIPYKETNLSFTDPDKNLVTKTGEIVTDKDGDKILSDTLWQGTVALDENGNDVSAYNTNFLGLAKYDFKTNKYEFFDAKTGTSRGDYGYYDVVHGNKLRAHVSLGMKYGAVLELTELNEKKFTYKRVGKDKDGKNITITVEHVPYKGVFKLKFTKF